In Acaryochloris marina S15, a single genomic region encodes these proteins:
- a CDS encoding type IV pilin-like G/H family protein, which yields MTFKLLRTVISNNLCLGIFATAFMLFAGCSSDSPSKSGDANSPDKAISAALQAAKEKETIAKSAIGATNRAQQIHLLENSTFANSFGALGLSPDFGIDAFYDLQIVSADAGRAYLTASAKQPNFKSFSGVVINANGTTTAKICATKSASQTPPPIDCK from the coding sequence ATGACCTTTAAATTGCTTCGAACTGTCATCTCCAACAATTTATGTTTGGGTATTTTTGCAACAGCTTTCATGCTCTTTGCAGGTTGTTCCTCAGACAGTCCATCAAAAAGTGGTGATGCGAATTCACCAGACAAGGCTATATCTGCTGCTCTTCAAGCCGCCAAAGAGAAAGAAACGATTGCTAAAAGCGCTATTGGAGCCACTAATAGAGCACAGCAAATTCATTTACTTGAAAACTCAACTTTTGCAAATTCCTTCGGTGCACTGGGTCTTAGCCCAGATTTTGGAATTGATGCATTCTATGATCTGCAGATTGTGTCAGCTGATGCGGGTCGCGCTTATTTAACAGCAAGTGCAAAGCAACCCAACTTCAAGAGCTTCAGTGGTGTAGTCATTAATGCCAACGGCACAACCACAGCTAAAATCTGTGCAACAAAATCTGCATCTCAAACTCCGCCGCCGATAGATTGCAAGTAA
- a CDS encoding acyltransferase, with the protein MNPFYPGYYTENELRDFGFKSVGQNVQIAKNCTIVGLENIAIGDNVRIDAYCSIFAHKEGWVTLGSFIHIGGYCLLSAGDGIRMDDFSGLSQGVHLYSRTDDYTGKFLTNPTVPKKYTGIVGGTITLGRHAIIGSSSVILPKVAIGDGTAVGALSLVTKSLDPWGVYFGSPVKKLKNRSKRLLKLEAELMAELERPADSLPISLSAIG; encoded by the coding sequence ATGAATCCTTTTTATCCAGGCTATTACACGGAAAATGAGCTAAGAGACTTTGGTTTCAAATCCGTTGGCCAGAACGTTCAAATAGCCAAGAACTGTACCATTGTTGGCCTTGAAAATATCGCGATCGGTGACAACGTTCGCATTGATGCCTATTGTTCCATTTTTGCCCATAAGGAAGGCTGGGTCACATTAGGCTCCTTTATCCATATTGGCGGCTATTGTCTCCTATCTGCTGGAGACGGCATCCGGATGGATGATTTTAGCGGTCTCTCTCAAGGGGTCCATCTCTACAGCAGAACCGATGACTACACGGGCAAATTCTTAACTAATCCCACCGTACCCAAGAAATACACTGGCATCGTCGGGGGAACGATTACCCTGGGCCGCCATGCCATCATTGGCTCCAGCTCCGTTATTCTGCCCAAAGTTGCTATTGGCGATGGCACCGCCGTGGGGGCACTATCCTTAGTTACAAAAAGCTTAGACCCTTGGGGCGTATATTTCGGCAGTCCAGTCAAAAAGCTGAAAAACAGATCTAAACGGCTGCTGAAATTGGAAGCAGAGTTAATGGCGGAATTGGAAAGGCCCGCCGACAGCCTACCCATCTCTCTATCTGCCATTGGATAA
- a CDS encoding alpha/beta fold hydrolase, translating into MEPIRKTLTLPHIQLSYLEWFTGPEPVLLLHGLGDHAWVWSDLAVALGDRYHLVALDMRGHGESDKPTQGYTFTELMGDLEALLDHLGWSQVHGIAHSWAAKLLPIWATAAPQRLSSMVLVDPFFINKMPGFVNFTFPLLYKVLPFLQGMGPFSSYEVAEAKALTLNQFQGWSPLQQKIFAEGIEQKADGSWGSKFTVPARNEIFQESVAIPGLTAPIDIPTLLVQPEQGINRRASNLKTYQTYLNQLQVERLPGNHWPFLVEAERFNSAVLEFLHLHPLSNGR; encoded by the coding sequence ATGGAACCTATTCGGAAAACCCTAACCCTCCCCCATATTCAACTTTCCTACTTGGAATGGTTTACAGGCCCTGAGCCTGTGTTGCTCTTGCATGGGTTGGGTGATCATGCCTGGGTCTGGTCTGATTTGGCAGTGGCATTAGGAGATCGCTATCATCTGGTGGCCCTAGATATGCGGGGACATGGGGAGAGTGATAAACCGACTCAGGGGTATACGTTTACTGAGTTAATGGGTGATCTAGAAGCCCTCTTAGATCACTTGGGTTGGTCCCAGGTCCATGGGATTGCCCATTCTTGGGCTGCTAAGCTGCTACCCATTTGGGCCACTGCTGCCCCCCAACGATTATCCAGCATGGTGTTGGTTGATCCCTTTTTCATCAACAAAATGCCTGGCTTTGTGAACTTTACATTTCCGTTGCTCTATAAGGTATTGCCCTTTTTGCAAGGGATGGGGCCGTTCTCTAGTTACGAAGTGGCAGAGGCGAAAGCTCTCACCCTCAATCAGTTTCAAGGCTGGAGTCCTCTTCAGCAAAAGATCTTTGCTGAGGGGATTGAACAAAAAGCGGATGGTAGTTGGGGGAGTAAGTTTACGGTGCCTGCCCGCAATGAAATCTTTCAGGAATCCGTTGCTATCCCCGGTTTAACCGCGCCAATCGATATTCCGACTCTGTTAGTTCAGCCCGAGCAAGGGATTAATCGCCGTGCCAGCAATTTAAAAACCTACCAGACCTATCTCAATCAGCTTCAAGTCGAACGGTTGCCTGGCAACCATTGGCCGTTTTTAGTCGAAGCGGAGCGTTTTAACTCAGCTGTACTTGAGTTTCTCCACCTGCATCCTTTATCCAATGGCAGATAG
- a CDS encoding PRC-barrel domain-containing protein, producing the protein MADSAKIMRHSQLLNRLVIDRDTTEELGRIDVVWMHPPAHRVMGFICKPGFMTKQRYAFNLKQLYRIGPESILVSAGAAETNAKEVALLETLIGLELWTDAGERLGRIIDCLFDQKTGNITHYLFKSAGWRGFTSGVYQLPPRSVMSFGRKKVLVTAKVSENLKVFQEGLEDRLVQVSDRIKSGYTQEFDSLTSRAQKLTKQAEERLQKLAEQANEQVEAFNQETDEDEEDFSQQLQEKSQKLMQQAKQKGRALWERVEDGAFNLTEELASPNESRPRPKVEPVTQEEVIKNIPIEDLEDDEPWI; encoded by the coding sequence ATGGCAGACTCTGCAAAGATCATGCGCCATAGCCAATTGTTGAACCGATTGGTGATTGACCGCGACACCACAGAAGAATTGGGTCGGATCGATGTGGTCTGGATGCATCCCCCCGCCCATCGAGTCATGGGGTTTATCTGTAAACCTGGCTTTATGACCAAGCAGCGCTATGCCTTTAACCTCAAGCAGCTTTATCGGATTGGCCCTGAGAGTATTTTGGTCTCTGCCGGTGCCGCTGAAACCAATGCCAAAGAAGTTGCCTTACTAGAGACTCTGATTGGCCTAGAGCTATGGACCGATGCCGGAGAACGGTTAGGCCGGATTATCGATTGCCTCTTTGATCAGAAAACGGGCAATATCACCCACTATTTGTTCAAGTCAGCGGGCTGGCGAGGCTTTACCAGTGGGGTCTACCAACTGCCACCTCGATCCGTAATGAGCTTTGGCCGTAAAAAAGTGCTAGTCACGGCTAAGGTCAGTGAAAACCTCAAAGTATTTCAAGAGGGACTAGAAGATCGACTGGTACAGGTAAGCGATCGCATCAAGTCTGGCTATACCCAAGAATTCGATTCCCTCACGTCTCGGGCCCAAAAGCTAACCAAACAAGCCGAAGAACGACTGCAAAAGCTGGCTGAACAGGCCAATGAACAGGTAGAAGCCTTTAACCAAGAAACAGATGAAGACGAAGAAGACTTCAGCCAGCAGCTCCAGGAAAAATCGCAAAAGCTGATGCAGCAAGCCAAACAAAAAGGTCGAGCCCTATGGGAACGAGTGGAAGATGGTGCCTTTAACCTCACGGAAGAACTAGCCAGCCCGAATGAATCCCGTCCTCGCCCCAAGGTAGAGCCGGTTACCCAGGAAGAGGTGATTAAAAATATTCCCATTGAGGATTTAGAGGATGACGAACCTTGGATCTGA
- a CDS encoding trans-aconitate 2-methyltransferase, which yields MTNLGSDASALLTRVPEPELMDDDDQARAYAEADFAEPHNHFVQLLQETFPQLPQSGNALDLGCGPGDITLRFAHAFPAWSVEGWDASEAMLNYGYQAVAAAALQDRITLKKVYVPQSDTVSDTKRDTVSFPLIFSNSLLHHLADPMALWTEVKQQSGAGTAVFIMDLMRPTKRETARNFVDLYVQDEPEVLRKDFFNSLLAAYRVDEVKAQLVQAGLGGLQVRAVSDRHLIIWGQL from the coding sequence ATGACGAACCTTGGATCTGACGCCAGCGCCCTGCTAACGCGGGTGCCGGAACCAGAATTAATGGATGATGATGATCAGGCTCGTGCCTATGCAGAAGCTGATTTTGCAGAACCCCACAATCATTTTGTTCAGCTTCTCCAAGAGACCTTTCCTCAGTTACCCCAATCAGGAAACGCTCTTGACTTAGGCTGCGGTCCTGGGGATATTACTCTGCGCTTTGCCCACGCGTTTCCAGCCTGGTCAGTGGAAGGATGGGATGCATCGGAGGCCATGCTGAACTATGGCTATCAGGCTGTAGCAGCAGCCGCACTCCAAGACCGCATCACCCTCAAAAAAGTATATGTACCTCAAAGTGATACGGTCAGCGATACCAAACGTGATACGGTATCGTTTCCCTTAATTTTTTCGAATAGTTTGCTCCATCATTTGGCCGATCCGATGGCTCTTTGGACAGAGGTAAAACAGCAATCGGGGGCAGGGACGGCGGTCTTTATTATGGATTTGATGCGACCCACAAAGCGAGAGACAGCAAGGAATTTCGTCGATCTCTATGTGCAAGATGAACCAGAAGTCCTACGGAAAGATTTCTTTAATTCGTTGTTGGCAGCTTATCGAGTGGATGAGGTGAAAGCTCAATTAGTACAAGCTGGGTTAGGTGGTTTGCAGGTGCGTGCGGTTAGCGATCGCCATCTCATTATCTGGGGCCAACTTTAG
- a CDS encoding HupE/UreJ family protein, whose translation MIRSLRWTSTSIRLSQLLLPALLLAIVLMPVSAQAHFDGSHGIGFMHGFTHPIGGLDHLAAMVAVGLWATQMERRALWAVPLTFVSVMILGGFIGTTGIAVPFVEQGIASSVLMLGVLITAAIRLPMGQSAAIVASFALLHGFAHGAEMPASASGLSYGLGFVVATALLHLSGVGLGLFCQQLFQRHARLAQLFMGGFVTSLGVYLCVA comes from the coding sequence ATGATTCGTTCGCTGCGATGGACGAGTACAAGCATTCGATTATCGCAACTTCTACTACCAGCACTATTGCTAGCCATTGTGCTGATGCCTGTGAGTGCCCAAGCCCATTTCGATGGCAGCCATGGCATCGGTTTTATGCATGGATTTACCCATCCAATAGGTGGATTAGATCACCTCGCTGCAATGGTAGCGGTAGGCCTTTGGGCAACTCAGATGGAACGTCGGGCATTATGGGCCGTACCGTTAACCTTCGTGTCGGTCATGATCTTAGGTGGCTTTATTGGCACGACGGGGATAGCCGTTCCGTTTGTTGAGCAAGGCATTGCTTCTTCTGTGCTGATGTTAGGGGTCTTGATTACAGCTGCCATCCGTCTTCCCATGGGTCAGAGTGCTGCGATTGTTGCTTCATTTGCCCTGCTTCATGGTTTTGCTCATGGTGCAGAAATGCCAGCCTCGGCTTCTGGCCTATCCTATGGATTGGGCTTTGTAGTGGCTACAGCGTTGCTGCATTTGAGTGGTGTTGGGCTTGGATTATTTTGCCAGCAGTTGTTTCAACGCCATGCTCGCCTAGCTCAACTCTTTATGGGTGGCTTTGTGACCAGCTTGGGTGTCTATCTTTGCGTTGCTTAA
- a CDS encoding succinate dehydrogenase/fumarate reductase flavoprotein subunit: MLEHDVVIVGGGLAGCRAALEIARKAPDLNLAMIAKTHPIRSHSVAAQGGIAATLKNVDDQDSWEAHAFDTVKGSDYLADQDAVALLTQEAPDVVIDLEHLGVLFSRLEDGRIAQRAFGGHTHNRTCYAADKTGHAILHELYNNIRRYGITIYDEWYVMKLILEDNRAKGVVMYHLLDGELQVLRAKAVMFATGGYGRVFNTTSNDFASTGDGLSMTALAGLPLEDMEFVQFHPTGLYPAGVLISEAVRGEGAYLINSEGDRFMATYAPNKMELAPRDITSRAITTEIRQGRGLHLDGSAGGPFVYLDLRHMGREKIMSRVPFCWEESHRLAGVDAVTEPIPVRPTAHYSMGGIPVNTDGRVRNSADGLVDNFFAAGECACVSVHGANRLGSNSLLECVVYGRRTGSAIATYIQDQSLPHIDEQQYLQEAQQQIKALLAQSGDIRINDIRQQVQDCLSQHCGVFRTADIIQEGLEQLQTYKQQYPNIRLDDKDNLWNTEIIEALELRNLMVVGEVIMTGALQRQESRGAHSREDFPTRNDDQFLQHTLAYFSTAGIELKYMPVNLNQFEPQERKY; this comes from the coding sequence ATGTTAGAGCATGATGTTGTAATCGTTGGGGGTGGTTTGGCAGGGTGCCGTGCTGCCCTAGAAATTGCTCGAAAGGCACCCGACCTTAATCTGGCAATGATTGCCAAGACCCATCCCATTCGGTCCCATTCTGTTGCTGCCCAGGGAGGCATTGCCGCCACCCTCAAGAATGTAGATGACCAAGACAGTTGGGAAGCCCATGCCTTCGATACCGTCAAAGGCTCCGATTATCTAGCCGATCAGGACGCCGTCGCCCTCCTTACCCAAGAAGCCCCAGACGTCGTGATTGACCTAGAACATCTAGGGGTGTTGTTTTCTCGTCTGGAAGATGGTCGAATCGCCCAGCGGGCTTTTGGCGGCCATACCCACAACCGCACCTGCTACGCCGCTGACAAAACCGGCCATGCCATTCTCCACGAGCTGTACAACAATATTCGCCGCTACGGCATCACCATCTACGACGAATGGTACGTGATGAAGCTGATCCTAGAAGACAACCGGGCCAAGGGTGTGGTTATGTATCACCTTTTGGATGGTGAGTTACAGGTTCTACGGGCCAAGGCCGTGATGTTTGCCACGGGTGGCTATGGTCGAGTCTTCAACACCACCTCGAATGACTTTGCCTCTACAGGGGATGGTCTATCCATGACAGCACTAGCTGGCTTGCCCTTAGAAGATATGGAATTTGTCCAGTTCCATCCCACCGGCTTATATCCTGCTGGCGTTTTGATTTCAGAAGCCGTCCGGGGAGAAGGGGCTTATCTCATTAATAGTGAAGGGGATCGGTTTATGGCCACCTATGCCCCCAACAAAATGGAGCTAGCCCCTCGCGATATTACGTCTAGAGCCATCACCACAGAAATTCGCCAAGGCCGTGGTCTACATCTCGATGGTAGTGCAGGGGGACCATTTGTTTACTTGGATTTGCGTCATATGGGGCGGGAAAAAATCATGAGCCGTGTCCCCTTTTGCTGGGAAGAATCCCACCGCCTAGCAGGGGTCGATGCAGTCACCGAGCCAATCCCAGTGCGACCCACCGCCCACTATTCCATGGGGGGTATTCCGGTCAATACCGATGGACGGGTGCGCAATAGTGCCGATGGCTTGGTGGATAATTTCTTTGCTGCTGGGGAATGTGCCTGTGTCTCGGTCCATGGCGCTAATCGTTTAGGCAGTAATTCTTTACTGGAATGTGTGGTGTATGGTCGGCGAACTGGCAGTGCGATCGCAACCTACATTCAAGATCAATCCCTCCCTCATATAGATGAACAACAATATCTCCAAGAAGCCCAACAGCAGATCAAAGCATTGCTCGCTCAATCCGGTGACATCCGCATTAACGATATTCGCCAACAAGTCCAAGATTGCTTGAGTCAACATTGCGGTGTATTTCGCACCGCCGACATTATCCAAGAAGGCTTAGAACAACTCCAAACCTATAAACAGCAGTATCCAAACATTCGCCTCGATGATAAAGACAATCTTTGGAATACCGAAATTATCGAAGCCCTGGAGTTACGTAACTTAATGGTCGTAGGTGAAGTGATCATGACCGGTGCCCTGCAACGCCAAGAAAGCCGTGGTGCTCATTCTCGTGAAGATTTTCCCACTCGCAATGACGATCAATTTCTGCAACATACCTTAGCCTATTTTTCCACAGCCGGAATCGAGCTGAAATATATGCCCGTCAATTTAAACCAATTTGAGCCTCAAGAGAGAAAATACTGA
- a CDS encoding type IV pilin protein produces the protein MFSFIPSYNSLRQYPEQGVTLLELLVSVVIVGILSAVAVPSMLQQSLKAQQAVAQSYIGSVNRAQQTYRLEFPVFSNTMANLEIDLPLVSDQYTFQFGITNSTLGEFQAIPNNNDLDAITGCVFATIVAGSSATTTSTMLEQSGTGVAPAVPPSC, from the coding sequence ATGTTTTCGTTCATCCCTAGCTATAACAGCCTCCGGCAATATCCCGAACAAGGTGTGACCCTTTTAGAGCTATTAGTCAGTGTCGTTATTGTGGGTATTCTGTCTGCTGTGGCCGTGCCATCCATGTTGCAGCAATCTTTGAAAGCTCAACAAGCTGTCGCTCAAAGCTATATTGGCTCCGTTAATCGCGCTCAGCAAACCTACCGACTAGAATTTCCAGTATTTTCCAATACCATGGCCAATCTCGAAATTGATTTGCCACTTGTATCAGATCAATATACCTTCCAATTTGGAATCACGAACTCTACTCTGGGAGAATTCCAAGCAATACCGAACAACAATGATTTAGATGCCATCACCGGCTGTGTCTTTGCCACAATAGTGGCAGGATCCTCTGCAACCACCACTAGCACGATGTTGGAACAATCTGGGACAGGGGTAGCACCTGCAGTTCCGCCGTCCTGTTAA
- a CDS encoding TetR/AcrR family transcriptional regulator, translated as MSPKIVDREAKRQAILAAAIAVFAEKGYHSTKMADIARKAEMGKGTLYEYFRTKEELPKSIFSLMVQEFDQQISQLEEAHSDPVEAIMAGIQLCFQDLDEFAYITPLVFEILGNKELDRSIGLSEDFEQWMECLNQFFITHIQAGQAQGQISSTLSAPIFARMLVSTLDGMATHYCMFHLQPKFFTAQVKVLEDMVRSYIKT; from the coding sequence ATGAGTCCCAAAATTGTTGACCGAGAAGCCAAACGACAGGCAATTCTGGCCGCTGCGATCGCAGTCTTCGCAGAGAAAGGGTATCACTCCACTAAGATGGCCGATATTGCCCGTAAAGCTGAGATGGGCAAAGGCACACTCTACGAGTATTTCCGCACCAAGGAAGAACTCCCCAAAAGCATTTTTAGCCTGATGGTACAGGAGTTCGATCAACAAATTTCGCAACTAGAGGAAGCTCATTCCGATCCAGTTGAGGCCATCATGGCAGGAATTCAGCTCTGTTTTCAGGATCTTGATGAGTTCGCCTATATCACCCCCTTAGTCTTCGAGATTCTGGGTAACAAGGAGCTGGATCGATCAATTGGGTTAAGTGAAGACTTTGAACAGTGGATGGAGTGCTTAAATCAGTTCTTTATTACTCACATTCAAGCCGGTCAAGCCCAAGGGCAAATCTCATCTACTCTCTCGGCTCCCATTTTTGCTCGCATGCTGGTGAGTACCTTAGATGGGATGGCCACCCACTACTGTATGTTCCACCTTCAACCGAAGTTTTTTACAGCTCAAGTCAAAGTACTAGAGGATATGGTCCGCTCTTATATCAAAACTTAA
- a CDS encoding type II toxin-antitoxin system HigB family toxin: MRIISDSRLRAASAKSPNSQSSVRAWIKITKFANWQTLEDTRQTFPNADLVGKLTVFNIAGNNYRLITLIDYQQSKVFIRHFLTHAEYDKGKWKYDSWNK, translated from the coding sequence ATGCGAATTATTTCAGACTCTCGCCTACGAGCAGCTTCCGCAAAATCCCCTAATTCTCAGTCCAGTGTCAGAGCGTGGATCAAGATTACAAAATTCGCCAATTGGCAAACCCTTGAAGATACACGTCAGACTTTTCCAAACGCTGATCTAGTAGGTAAGTTGACCGTCTTTAACATCGCCGGAAATAACTATCGACTGATCACTCTCATTGACTATCAGCAAAGCAAAGTATTTATCCGTCATTTTTTAACCCATGCCGAATACGACAAAGGCAAGTGGAAATATGATTCTTGGAACAAATGA
- a CDS encoding type II toxin-antitoxin system HigA family antitoxin, translating into MILGTNDASTYESLVQEFIPRPIHTDQQLQAVQTRIDTLIDLERELTPDETDYLDLLGTLVWEYEQTLEAIPDIYGVDLLKVLVEDRGLRQKDLVPIFKAESIISDIFKGRRQLTTRHIQELAEYFAVSPAAFFPLNS; encoded by the coding sequence ATGATTCTTGGAACAAATGATGCATCTACCTACGAAAGCTTGGTACAAGAATTTATACCCCGACCAATTCACACCGATCAGCAGCTACAAGCTGTCCAAACTAGAATTGATACCCTGATAGATTTAGAGCGTGAACTCACACCTGATGAAACGGACTATCTGGATCTTTTAGGCACTCTCGTCTGGGAATATGAGCAAACTTTAGAAGCTATTCCCGATATCTATGGGGTGGACTTACTGAAAGTTTTAGTTGAGGACAGAGGGCTAAGACAAAAAGATCTAGTACCTATTTTTAAAGCTGAATCGATCATCTCAGATATTTTTAAGGGACGGAGACAACTCACAACTAGACATATCCAGGAATTAGCGGAGTATTTTGCTGTGTCTCCTGCAGCTTTTTTCCCTCTCAACAGTTAA
- a CDS encoding alpha/beta fold hydrolase, translated as MTTQVPTSPPLEIKTWIWRGHQIKYTVKGTGQPMVLIHGFGACIGHWRKNIPELAEAGYQVWSLDLLGFGDSDMPAIDYTLEVWQDLFKDFWEEFIQEPAVWVGNSIGGLLVLMMLADHPQMGTSGVLLNSAGSMNIRREEAILPLRMVMGPMRMMMRSKLFGPFFFNQVRGKRAIRNSLSQIYGNKEAITDELVEMLHNPSCREEACQVFLSVLTGPPGPRPTELLPRIKQPLLLLWGEDDPWAALRTAKVYRDLSEDPNAEPKVTFEIIAKTGHCPHDERPDVINPMIINWLKDLQAA; from the coding sequence ATGACCACTCAGGTACCCACCAGCCCACCACTTGAAATTAAAACTTGGATTTGGCGAGGTCACCAGATTAAGTACACCGTCAAAGGCACCGGACAACCGATGGTTTTGATTCATGGCTTTGGCGCTTGTATTGGTCACTGGCGCAAAAATATTCCTGAGCTGGCCGAAGCCGGATACCAGGTCTGGAGTTTAGATTTACTAGGCTTTGGCGACTCTGATATGCCTGCCATCGATTACACCCTAGAAGTTTGGCAAGACCTATTCAAAGACTTTTGGGAAGAGTTTATCCAAGAGCCCGCCGTCTGGGTAGGGAACTCCATTGGCGGACTGCTGGTATTAATGATGTTGGCCGACCATCCCCAAATGGGCACCAGTGGTGTTTTGCTCAACTCCGCTGGCAGTATGAATATTCGCAGAGAAGAAGCGATCTTGCCCCTGCGGATGGTCATGGGTCCCATGCGGATGATGATGCGCTCTAAGCTGTTCGGTCCATTTTTCTTTAACCAAGTTCGAGGCAAACGCGCCATTCGCAACTCCCTCTCCCAAATCTATGGCAACAAAGAAGCCATTACAGATGAGTTAGTGGAGATGCTTCACAATCCGTCTTGCCGGGAAGAAGCCTGTCAGGTCTTCCTATCTGTTTTGACCGGGCCACCAGGACCTCGTCCCACCGAGTTGCTTCCTCGCATTAAGCAACCCTTACTTCTGCTTTGGGGCGAAGACGATCCCTGGGCCGCTTTGCGCACAGCCAAGGTCTATCGAGATTTGAGTGAAGATCCGAATGCCGAGCCTAAAGTCACCTTTGAAATCATTGCCAAAACCGGACATTGCCCCCACGATGAGCGCCCCGATGTCATCAATCCGATGATTATTAATTGGCTCAAGGATCTGCAGGCTGCCTAA
- a CDS encoding GH1 family beta-glucosidase yields the protein MPFPEQFVWGAAAASYQIEGGAEADGKGLSVWDVMCRQPHKVAGGHTGAVACDHYHRYAEDIQLMADIGLQAYRLSLSWPRILPEGIGPVNEKGLDYCDRIIDTLLEHNIEPWVTLFHWDYPEALFQKGGWLNRDSADWFAEYTQVVVDRLSDRVTHWMPHNEPQCFIGLGHQSGDHAPGLKLSFSEVLTAIHHSLLAHGKAVQVIRTQAKRSPQIGTALVGIVSIPATDHPDDIAAARASTLAVNGKHCWNNTWFADPLILGHYPEDGMARFQQIMPTIQSGDLETICQPLDFYGLNIYQGQTVRANSDKSATSIVHPSGGPRTTMDWPVTPEALYWGPRFIYERYQLPIVITENGMANCDWVHRDGQVHDPQRIDFLTRYLQAYGRAIDDGIESKGYFLWSIMDNFEWAFGYDKRFGIIYVDYETQQRTLKDSAHWYQQVINSNGQILV from the coding sequence ATGCCATTTCCTGAACAGTTTGTCTGGGGGGCTGCTGCTGCAAGTTATCAAATTGAGGGAGGGGCCGAGGCAGATGGCAAGGGCCTTTCGGTTTGGGATGTGATGTGTCGCCAACCCCATAAAGTGGCTGGGGGGCATACGGGGGCGGTTGCCTGTGATCACTACCATCGGTATGCAGAAGATATTCAGTTGATGGCTGATATTGGCTTGCAGGCTTATCGTCTATCTTTATCCTGGCCGCGCATCTTGCCAGAGGGCATTGGGCCAGTGAATGAGAAGGGGCTAGATTATTGCGATCGCATCATCGATACCCTACTCGAACACAATATTGAACCTTGGGTGACGCTCTTTCACTGGGATTATCCAGAAGCCTTATTTCAAAAAGGAGGCTGGCTAAATCGGGACAGTGCGGATTGGTTTGCGGAATATACTCAAGTCGTAGTAGATCGGCTCTCAGACCGAGTCACCCACTGGATGCCGCATAATGAACCCCAATGCTTTATTGGCTTGGGCCACCAATCCGGAGACCATGCCCCTGGTCTCAAACTTAGTTTTAGTGAAGTACTGACGGCAATTCATCATTCCTTGCTGGCTCATGGGAAAGCAGTGCAGGTAATTCGAACCCAGGCCAAACGTTCTCCCCAAATCGGAACGGCTTTAGTGGGCATTGTCTCTATCCCTGCCACCGATCATCCTGATGATATTGCTGCAGCCCGAGCCAGCACCTTAGCCGTCAACGGTAAGCATTGCTGGAACAATACTTGGTTTGCCGATCCGTTGATCTTGGGGCACTATCCTGAAGATGGCATGGCCCGATTTCAGCAGATCATGCCCACTATTCAATCGGGTGATTTAGAAACAATCTGCCAACCTCTGGATTTCTATGGCCTCAATATTTATCAGGGTCAGACCGTTCGTGCGAATTCAGACAAGAGTGCGACCTCTATAGTCCACCCATCAGGGGGACCCCGAACCACTATGGATTGGCCTGTTACTCCAGAAGCCCTGTATTGGGGGCCTCGGTTTATCTATGAACGGTATCAATTGCCCATTGTGATTACAGAAAACGGCATGGCGAACTGTGACTGGGTTCATAGGGATGGCCAGGTCCATGATCCACAACGGATCGATTTTCTGACTCGATATCTGCAAGCCTATGGCCGAGCTATTGATGATGGCATTGAGAGCAAAGGCTATTTCCTCTGGTCGATTATGGATAACTTTGAGTGGGCCTTTGGTTATGACAAACGATTCGGCATTATTTACGTAGACTATGAGACCCAGCAGCGGACCCTCAAAGACTCAGCTCACTGGTATCAACAAGTCATCAATAGCAATGGCCAGATTTTGGTTTAG